In Microplitis demolitor isolate Queensland-Clemson2020A chromosome 10, iyMicDemo2.1a, whole genome shotgun sequence, the sequence TTGATGACAATCATACCAATAGCTCCTCTCATTCAATtgataatgatttaaatattaaaataaacgaaGACAATGAGCGACAATggaaaaatcattttgaatcGTGTCTTCGTCAACGTCGAGGCCGTAATATTTTTCACCGCAATCTCGAGGATAATTATAATGCCCTCGTTATCGCAAATCATGAATCTCTTGCTCAATTATTTCAACAAGTATGTTActgaatattatatatatttaaataattatttttattattttgttttgtttattttttgtttttatttgtacTTTGGTTGATTAGTTAGTGCAAGAAAATCAATTATCGTCAGTTTCATGTATCAAGAGAACTAATCtacaattaaatgaatttaatataaatgtagatacaattcaaaaaattggcTGTAGAATTTTTTGCTCAGCTACATGGAATAGTAATCAAGTTATTTTGTGTTTTTCATCTGGTGGTCTCACTTCTCTGCCGACTTACAGAGAATTTTTTATCGCTCCTTTGGTTGAATTCATCGATTCACTTCcggataatttattaaacaattatacCGAGGATATTTCACATGAAAATGGTACATTACAGATTACACTAATTACAGATTTTGTACGATacctgaaataaattttaattatgttttttatttttaaattagtaaccGTATCCGTTTTAACGCACATCCAAGTGGCAACTATTTCATCTTACGTCACTTCAATACGTCAAAATAATTGCGAAAACTTATTTCAACAAACTTGTTTAGTACTTTTACAATTGGTGAATGCATTGAAAAATCTTCAGGCACGGGGTATTGAAGAGTTTCCAAAGAGTTTGAGTAACGTTGTGCTTTGCCAAGAGGAAAAGATATTATCATGGCGATTATATCTTCTTCAAAAGTAAGCCGTTaccaaagtaattaatttttttataaactagaAACCATATCCAActtattatatgtaattacagTTTGCATATTGATGCTAATGATGGCGAGGAATATGTTTCTCTTTGTCAATGTGCTTTAGAAGCTCTTAAAATGCttgatttgataaataaatttcctattaTCAAACAATTGTTAATTCGTGAGAGAGCTGTCAGTCTTTCCCAGGTAATTTATCTGCACACAGAGAAAAATGGTATTGAGAAAcgtacgaatttttattatgctgtcgaccaaACTCAAAACAGGAAATTGAGttgccaaaaaatttttgctacactacaaaaaatattaatgagtgtaaatgtagcagacataagacaagtttttaattacatataaaaaaattaaataataaaatttaaaaaaaatgcatgaactgaattttgaattgtctcaacatgcatttttttaatttttattttataaacattttctattatttcaaaattttttaaattgtcaaatGTCCGCTAACTTTACTATCATAAAATACTAtacactcaaaatttattgataaattgtaatgaatattatttatataaattgggaattatagtaaaaaataaaaaatttttaaaggctcacaataataattatagtgcagcataatcattttttgacaattatcctgtttcaagtttggtcgacagcataataaaaattcatatattttttgtctctATTTTCCTCcgtgcaaaaaataaaataaataataataaaaattaataaaaacaattaattttaaaggtAAAGGCAGTACTTGAATACTCACTTTGGGGTCCACCTCATTCAGTCTTAGGAGCTTGGAAAGAacgtgaaataattttacaacgaTGGCTTGATCTTGAGCGTGCAAATGTCCTTCACGctctaattaaaaaacacaCACCTCTTACAGTTGCTGATGAGTACCAACTAGCGTTTTTAATTCATACAACTGGAAAAATAATGTGCGAAGCTTCTGTGCTACTCGACGAACAAAGATCCGATGATAGTCACAGtaaaatgtagaaaaaaaggcagctttttaaattaaaaaagaaaagtctATAACTAAATTATgctcaattaaaattattgttattaaaattgtattattgttatttgttaatttattaattttttttaaatatatttaaatcattttatatgaaataaacgactgatttataattatataatacaagACCCGGttatttttatcgattatcaattacttaaattgttgtgtttaataattaattatttgcaatatttattttattttaaaataaattaagttttcCGGCCTCCACGTCTTTTCATTGACGACGTACACTGCGGACAATACCATTTTCCTTTTGGTGATGCTGTAATACCCACACATGGGTAATGAAACCATTCGCGTGGAcactaataaaagtataataattattgatagtaataattaataataatataatttttcatgataccagcatggaaacttgaagtttcagtgtcCCCCCAGCCAGTCGAAACAAGATAATTTCAGTCCGATGCCGCGAATTAATATTAGCAACTGAGTAAATTGTGAATGTATTCAGtagggtggtcgttaaaaattaaattttctcagacaccccataaaaagcttctttttagtgaaaaatacTTGGGGATTATGGTTTTTTCTTCTAAAGTAAAAAAGAACACGTGCTTCAGgacgatcaaagttcatttcTCGATACGAtcacggttttttttaaatatctcatgaaatatgcagattaaagaaaaaaatcataggaacaattttgtaggaaattaaattcttgacgaAAAAAGTcatagtcattttttattataaaatgtgtatttatgaagatattttaaaaaatctttttttagatcttatgATTGAGCGTTTTAAGGATtacaaatgttgaaaataacttttttctaaGTATATAGAAACTATTAGAAAcattaatgattgatatgtTACGAGTTACGAagttgtctatatttaaaaaaaaaaagtttttccaaAAAACGTTATCTTTAACATTCGTAATCCTTAAAATGCTCAATTGATAAGatctaaaaaagtatttttaaaatatcttcataaatacacatgttataaaaaaaaagaatatgaccttttttgtcaagaatttaatttcctacaaaattgtttctatgatttttttctttaatctgCATGTtttatgagatatttaaaaaaaaaccgcgattgtataaaaaaataaactttgatCGTTCTAAagcacgtgttctttttacttaaaaagaaaaaaccaaatttctcacttattttttttactgaaaagaagctttttatgggGCGTCTgtgaaaatgtaatttttaacgaccaccctaGTCTTCAGTCAACGGGCAGAAACGTTTGGGTTCCGTCCCTTGGGAACAAATATAATGATACTGCCCGCTGACTGGCTTTCACAATTTAAACTCTGATAATTGTCATTTGTTCAGTAGTAATTTCAGATCATCCAGTTCTTTACGTAAATGACAGTTCTGACTGATTAAGCTTTATCAAAATTAGAATGAATAAggaatagtatttatagtttctgcttAATTATACATTTCAAATGACAATTTACGCTTACACTAATAGttggttttaaattaacttgtttctgattggctgctgacactgaaactttaagtttcagtgcaggtaatcatgaaaaatctaGTGTGTAACTCAggataaaactaaatttcagACTACGGTCGATGTCAGCCAACTTCACTctagtctgaaatcgttttgtttcatcccttgtcacacaatatactataaatacGATAGTTACATCAGCATTATCACAAGCAACCATATCACCATATGATACTTGATCACAAATACAATAACGTGGTTCGTTAGGATCATAAGTCCAGTCAGGATTATCAGGATCAGTAATAGCAGTAGCTACTGGAGTTGTTACAACTGATGGAGACACTACTGGCTGCACAGCTGCTCCAATAACACTTGAGCTTGCGACTGTCGTCACTTTTCtagtcaattaaaaattaaattaatattataaataaaataatttacaaattcgGATTATCGGTATTAACTTTTTGTGTTTTTTGGTGGTCTCTTGTATTGCCGCGATGGCAGTTTGCGCTGCGCCAGCAAGTTCTTTGCTAAATTCAGCAGCATGGACACCACCACCTGTATTAATTGCTTCGTAACTGGCTTTGAGACTGGCAGTGCGTCTTCCTTGCTGCATTTGCTGGGTCGCAGCAATCGCTTGAGATGCCGCAGCTGCGATAGCATTACCTCCAGCACCAATGTGACCCAAATTGTAGCTCACATTAGTAACTGGATTAACATTTGCGGTTGGAGTAGGTAAATTAGCAGCCGCTATTAATGTCCCTGAGTTTGCTGATGTTGGACGTGGTTCTGATATACTTGAAGTTAATTTTTCAGCAGCTAAACGCTTTTCTACTGATGCCGTTGATGCATTTGAATCTCGGCGTTTTTCAGATCGTgctaaaattaaagttttatcaacaaactgttcaagttaaattaaattatttaatgttatgaaatttcctacaatGACTATGATACTCTCTTGATCTGCTTGACGTAAAACTGTAACGATTTTCTTTCTGACTACTATTTGTCGGCGGTTGATCCAATTCCAGTGATCTTTTTTCTAATATCTCTGTCACTCCTTTATTGTCAGCTTCAAGttccattttaaatttatgcaaCTCTTGGTCTAATCTCCTCAGATATCTATCAACTAAATCATACATTGAATTCGctaaattaactttttcatCCGCATCTTCAAGTGTTTTATAATATTCTTTTCTTATTGCTTCATACTCTGCTTCTTTTTCATTGggtttcatttttttggcatttgaaaaaaacgttttaacttttttctccAAACTGTCCATTGAATCTGTCAATTTATCcgtcaataaaacaaaatacattttattttatcagaaatTCTATCAATCAGTAActaacattaaaaaaagtaaataaataaacgtacTTTGAACACCTAAATCCATTTCACGCATTTCTGTAAATCGATCTCTCAATTCTTGAGGCAAATGCTCAATCACTAAAacaaatagataatttaaataaaaccatCAATTATAAACCAGCTCCAACTCCAAGCccttgtcattttttttattcaaattctttacataaaaataatgaaatttataattgttgataattcaacctcaagtaaatataaataaataattattatcatcaacaatacaaacaatagataattatttaaaaaataattgccaaATAATTGATGGAACAAGTTGATGAATCTATAACCTaacttctaaaaaaatttatcaacttataagaataaattaattgttttataaattttcagttgagttttataattaaaatatgtaattaattattgtttcttacttTCAACATAATCTTCTAGGTaaagcattttaaaataagtgtttattcaaattttacttcaaattaATGTCTAGGTTAAGTTGTGCTGCACGATAAATGtatttcctttttatttagaaattttggaGTGACAAAGTGCGGGCATCAAGTGGCTGTCAGATGCACGTGATtggttcaaatatttttttctttttttattaacaatagtaTGGTCTTGCTATAGTTGATtcatataaagttttttaatactcATACTCGGTACTCAAATCACACATATATACGCAccatatgtttatatatatgttcatagAGGTATAcgtatttgaatataaatataaactggATCATCAGCGTTTTTCCAatgtgttttgaaattacgtCTTCAactaatcaatcaattaattaactaatttttggttgtatttcatttaattattatcaataattaatattatctgTAAACATTAATTGCTCTTTAAAAAACGAGGTAAGGTTACTTTtgctgatattatttttaaaattttatatttatttatgagtgtgaatgtagcagaagagacaaatttaaaataattaataaatagagtaaataattaatgaaatgaaatttttaaaaaatgcgcatttaaaaaattttgaaatttataattttaaatttgggtGATGTCTGTTTtattcacac encodes:
- the LOC103578300 gene encoding inhibitor of growth protein 3, translated to MLYLEDYVEMIEHLPQELRDRFTEMREMDLGVQNSMDSLEKKVKTFFSNAKKMKPNEKEAEYEAIRKEYYKTLEDADEKVNLANSMYDLVDRYLRRLDQELHKFKMELEADNKGVTEILEKRSLELDQPPTNSSQKENRYSFTSSRSREYHSHSRSEKRRDSNASTASVEKRLAAEKLTSSISEPRPTSANSGTLIAAANLPTPTANVNPVTNVSYNLGHIGAGGNAIAAAASQAIAATQQMQQGRRTASLKASYEAINTGGGVHAAEFSKELAGAAQTAIAAIQETTKKHKKKVTTVASSSVIGAAVQPVVSPSVVTTPVATAITDPDNPDWTYDPNEPRYCICDQVSYGDMVACDNADCPREWFHYPCVGITASPKGKWYCPQCTSSMKRRGGRKT